TTATACATACAGTGTGGGCATACTACCAAATCAGGTATATCTGGCAATTTATTGCGCAGAATCGGCATCATGTTTTGATTAGCGAGTATAGTCTTCATTAATAATTTTCCAATCCACTATACGAATTGAGGACAGGTTATGCAGGCTTTGATCTTAGAACAGCAGGACGGAAAAACCCTCGCATCCGTTCAACCCCTCGACGAAAATCAGCTACCTGAAGGCGATGTTACGGTGGATATCCACTGGTCAAGCCTGAACTATAAAGATGCTCTGGCTATCACTGGCAAGGGTAAAATCATTCGTAATTTTCCGATGATTCCTGGTATCGATTTCGCCGGTACCGTGCGTGCAAGCGAAGATCCCCGTTTTCATGCGGGTCAGGAAGTGTTACTGACCGGCTGGGGCGTGGGTGAAAATCATTGGGGTGGACTGGCAGAGCGCGCACGCGTGAAAGGCGACTGGCTGGTTGCGCTGCCAAAAGGACTGGATGGGCGTAAAGCCATGGTCATCGGTACCGCCGGCTTTACCGCTATGCTGTGCGTAATGGCGCTTGAAGATGCAGGTATTCGCCCGCAAGACGGTGAAATTGTCGTCACCGGCGCCAGCGGCGGCGTGGGCAGCACAGCCGTTGCGTTACTGCATAAGCTGGGTTATCAGGTTGCGGCGGTTTCGGGCCGTGAAAGCACCCACGACTACCTGAAAAGCCTGGGCGCTAACCGTATTCTTGGCCGCGATGAGTTTGCCGAGTCTCGTCCGCTGGAAAAACAGCTGTGGGCTGGCGCGGTGGATACCGTTGGCGACAAAGTTCTGGCAAAAGTTCTGGCGCAGATGAACTACGGTGGCTGCGTTGCCGCCTGCGGCCTGGCGGGTGGTTTCGCTCTGCCGACCACGGTGATGCCATTCATTCTGCGTAACGTTCGTTTGCAAGGAGTGGACTCGGTGATGACCCCGCCGGCACGCCGTGCAGAGGCCTGGGCGCGTCTGGTTAAGGATCTGCCGGAATCTTTCTATGCTCAGGCGGCAACGGAAATTACGCTGGCTGATGCGCCGAAGTTCGCCGATGCCATCATCAATAACCAGGTGAAAGGCCGTACGCTGGTGAAGGTGAAGTAACAGGCCCTGGCGCAGAAATTTACACTTAATTAACCAAATTTCGCGGCACATCTACAGACTCCCTGCCATATTAACTACGCGTCCCCTGTCAGTTATGACGCGTAAGCCGGGAGTCTGTTATGAAGAAATTACGTCCATTTACAGAAGCCGACGTCACTGATGAGTCGGCTTTTTTTATGCAGCGCCGCCAGGTACTAAAAGCATTAGGGATCAGCGCTGCCGCCTTGTCTTTGCCCCTCTCTGCACAGGCCGATCTTCTGAGCTGGTTTAAGGGCAACGATCGCCCGCCCGCTCCTGCAGGTAAGCCGCTTGATTTCAGTAAGCCCTCCGCCTGGCAAAATTCACTTCCTTTAACGCCTGCGGATAAGGTTTCTGGCTACAACAACTTCTACGAGTTCGGTCTCGATAAAGCGGATCCGGCAGCCAATGCAGGCAGCCTGAAAACCGATCCGTGGACGTTGCAAATCAGTGGCGAGGTGGCAAAACCACTCACCCTCGATCACGATTCGCTGACCACCCGTTTCC
This window of the Citrobacter freundii ATCC 8090 = MTCC 1658 = NBRC 12681 genome carries:
- a CDS encoding MDR family oxidoreductase; this encodes MQALILEQQDGKTLASVQPLDENQLPEGDVTVDIHWSSLNYKDALAITGKGKIIRNFPMIPGIDFAGTVRASEDPRFHAGQEVLLTGWGVGENHWGGLAERARVKGDWLVALPKGLDGRKAMVIGTAGFTAMLCVMALEDAGIRPQDGEIVVTGASGGVGSTAVALLHKLGYQVAAVSGRESTHDYLKSLGANRILGRDEFAESRPLEKQLWAGAVDTVGDKVLAKVLAQMNYGGCVAACGLAGGFALPTTVMPFILRNVRLQGVDSVMTPPARRAEAWARLVKDLPESFYAQAATEITLADAPKFADAIINNQVKGRTLVKVK